The genomic stretch GACGACTCATGTCAGCTAGTTTCGTCACTCTCCGGTGACGAGCTCCTTCACGAACGCGACCATCTTGGGCACGTCCACCGTCCACGCCACCGAGATCGGCGAGTAGCCAGTCCACGGGTTCTCCGAGTTCCACCTGCACCAATCGACAAGATGCAGATTGCAGAATCAAGTGACCAGAAGTGACCATCACCAAACGTCCAAACCATATGCAAACAACGCAAGGAAAATTGTGAATCAATCGCCTTACTTCTTCAGCAACATGTCCATGGAGGTATGCCCGGCGCAGATGCCCTGGGTCTCCACCCTCACCACGCCCTTCCTGAACGTGAACAGGTCCGGGCGAACCAGCGCGGCAAAGCTCACCGGGTCATGGAGGAAAATCACTGAGCCAAACGCGGAAACTATGAGCTCAAACCATCCAGGATTTCAAGACTGCAGGGTATATATGACACAAAGATACTGCTGCAGCGTACCAGGAGCGCCGTAAGACTCGATGTGCCAGTCCAGGTAGAACTTGCATACGTCGCAGAGGAACTGCGCGTGCTTCCCTTTCGAGTTCCTCAGCTCCAAGAGGTCCTTATCTGCAAAATATCAGCAGGTTCAGTATTTCTACTTCACATGGTGACTGGGCCTAGAGGGGCTGATTATACTGCTTCAGGATTCATTCAGGAGGACCTGTGAAGCTGACTTGGGTTGTGATGTTGAGGCCGACCACGTAGATGTCTGCCCCAGAAGTGAAAACTATATCAGCTGCCTCCGGGTCACTGTGGATCTGTAAACGGCAAATGAAAACTTTCGTTAGGCTCCAAAAAATCACATTTCAGGCACTTTCTCCTAGCACAATAAGGATTCTCGTTAGGCATTACATTTGCTTCAGCAGAAGGGGTGGCATTTCCAGCTGAAAAGAAGGCTCCACCCAGCACAACAATCTTTCTAACATTTTTCACAAAGGAGGGATCCTTCTTGATGGCCTGAAAAACATTGTAGTTCAATATTAATCACCACCATCAGCAATCAGTCATGTAACATGAGCTTGAAATTTCTACAACGTCAGACAAAGAACATACCAATGCTAAGTTCGTCAGAGGACCCAAGGCAAGTACAGAGACCTCTCCAGGAAACTGCGAGACCTTATCAACCAAGAACTCTGCAGCGCTTTGCTCAACTTTCTTGATAGTGGGATCAGGAAGCTCTATGTTCCCAAGGCCATCAGATCCGTGAACAAAGGCGGCAACTTTTGGTTTTCCTCCCTATTCACAATACAAAAATGTGAACAGTtcttatattatatatatataagagATGTAAACGGTCCTTGCCACACAACTGAATTAACTATTCAACTCCAGCAGATGATGTATAAAGGTCACTTTCCATGGATTTTGACGTCAAGTACTCAAATGATACATACAAGCAGGTGCTACAGATTTGTGCGATATACGAAATTTTCAGGCTTTGACTTTGGTTCCAGTTAAACTATCACTTTCTCATTGAAGATGGAAACATTGAACTGTAAACTCACTGAAGAAGACTTTACATATTTTAAATGCATGGTACAGTTTCATTGATTTTTCCATGATGGCTTTGAACCAGGAgtacaaataaaaaaacattagAACTACCAATACCCTCTGATCACAACTGTTCCTAGGAAACGCGCAAGCAAATTGCAGTACAGGTAGTATGACCAGTACCTTTAGAGGCTCATGGCTTCCTTCTGCTACTGGAACTTCAGGATGGCCTGCCTTCTCGCACTGTCAGTCAGTTTTAGACAAAGTGGAATTAGTAAGAAGAAACAAAGTGGAAAAGGAGCATTTTCCATGAGTATCTGCTACTACTTGCCAGGATCAAGGCGTTGCGTGTCGCGTGCTCCGTTGTGCAGTTGCCAAAAATGGTGGTGAGCCCTAGGACTTGAACGCCCGGCGACTGGAACGCCATCATAATCGCCACGCTGTCATCTGGAATCACAGCATGGACACATTAATAAGCAAGCAATTCCACAGCATGGACACATTAATAAGCAAGCAAACATTAACTGTAAGCCTGCAATTTTCAGCAGTACCCACCCTATCTCATTGTAAATTATCCACATTATAAAAGAATAAAGGTGAGCATGTGAATCTAAGACGAATGATCATGGTTAGTGTCCAGGATTCAAGGAATGGCCCAATGGCTGCACTCGTTGTCATACTTGAGTACCTCTTGAAGAAAGAGTGACATGTTTAACCTCACTATATAGAtatataaaaaggaaaaggggaagTATCCTTGGGATTTGGACAGATACGATGTCAAAAAGTGCCTCCTTTCTTGCAGTGGGGGATCCTCCCAAACTATTGTCAAGTAACGAAAATTTGCAGTGGGATCCTTAGATCAGAAAAGAAGACTGTAATTACAGGGAATACGCCCAGTTCAGGACTGTGAGGGAATATACATTGACCCGGATGGATCCCCTGTcgagaagtgcagcatatactTTGCATTTTGTGCTGGTAGGTGTCAGTGCTAACTATACTGTACTAGTAGTACTCCGATGATTTAGCTGGAAGATAAAGGTGAGCAACTTTTGCAACGCATCAGGTGTTTAATTCGCAGGTTACAGTGGAAGCACAGGTGAGAATCCCCATGGATCAAAACCGGACCCATAGCATTTGTTTGGGAACTTAATTTAGCAGAAAGGTTTCGTTCCCTCCGATCCAAAGCGTTGCTTTTGTTGCTGATCGTGCTTGTTGTGCGCGTAGGGCCAAAGCCAACAGTAACGCGACTGCGACTTCACTAGTTTGCAGCAGGTAAAATAGGGGTGAAATATGAAGAAAAAAAGGTTGGAACCGACATGAACAGAGGGAGATTAAGTTCAGTTGAGAGCCAAGCGAGTCAGGGAGGCGAGCATTGGGCCTCCCCTGCAAATCGTGAGgtagggaggagaggagaggagagggtagTACGCACCGATGCCTGGATCCGTGTCGATGATGATCTTCTGCTCCGCCCTCGGCTGCTCGTCGTGGTGGTGGATCTGCCCGTTGCTGGCCTCCATCTCGTACTCCGATCGACCGCTCTCTCCCCTCCTTCGATCGctttcttcctcctcggtgCTAGTTGTCGTCTCCGCCCCTTCTTCTTATTATAGGCAGgcggggaggtggcggagaCGGTGACCGATGGCGAGGAGGGGAGGGTAGGGGAGGGAGAGGCGGTTGCAGTCTCGACAAGTAAGCAGGAGcaaagcagaggaggaggacacCCTCGATGAACAGATCGCACACGGATGAGTTggttggtggcggtggcggcatctTCTTGATGGCGACCGGTTGGCCGTGCACGGCAGGGGCAGGCTCATGTGGGCATcgccgcagcggcggtggcggcggcggccagccatCCGATCGGGAGTCCGACGGCGGGGATCGGGGCCGGGTCTCCATCGCCCGTCACGTGCACGGGGCCTACCGGCGCCTCCGGGCGCGGGGCCGATCacgctttctttctttctctgtctCTCCCGGCATCATTTCGGTTCGCCATGCGGGCGGGGACGATGTCATCATGGATGGAATAATATCCGAGTCAGCCTCGCGCGTACCTCGTGTGCTGTGGTTTCGTGCCTTCCTCTGCGCAGTTGGGATGCAGGAACCGTCGTGCTATGCTAAACCTGATATAGATAATTTTGTACGAAATTACCGGAGACACGTTGCCCACGTGCTATACTTACGGATCTTAAACTGTGTAACGGCGAACCGAACGTCAGCTAATAACGTTTCTGCTCGCAGTTTCCTAAATTTATTTCAGAATTTAACCGACGTGGCGTTATGCTTTTAGTGGTAGACAATACGTTTGTTGTCAATCTGATTTATGTGTGTATTCATAGAGGTAAGTGTACGTAAATATACAATCTGATTTATGTGTGTATCCATAGAGGTAAGTGTACGTAAATATACATGTATcgtgtttaaaaaaaaagtatgtgTCGGTTGCTACTTTCCTACATGATTCGAGTATTACCATCTAAACACATTTTAGAGAATGGCATTAGCATATAGTATGTTTGGTTGGTGGAAAGCGGTAATCACGGCGAACTTTCAAAACGGCAAGTTGCCACATGGGAACGTGCTCGTTGTCATCAGCTTTTTCGATTGGTCGATCGCAAGATGTTCTTTCGGATCTGGTAGTTATAATAAATGATCAGCGCATAGTCACATCAAAAAGCGAGAGGGGATGAAATTATCttatcatcatcgtcatcatgacatcatcatcatcatatgtTGGTACATTTGACACTTTCTTTGTTGCCGCTATGATTATGTATGTACATAACGACACATGGGACCATATGAGTCGATAACATATAGGCCATGGAGTGCCAAAAGTGTAAATCTCTCATTTCGAAGAGGGGGAGAGTGAGACTGAGCGAGCGTCTAAGTTACTGAGCACTTTTTGTCTCTCGTGTAAGCAGTAATGCAAC from Setaria italica strain Yugu1 chromosome II, Setaria_italica_v2.0, whole genome shotgun sequence encodes the following:
- the LOC101758995 gene encoding probable uridine nucleosidase 2, which produces MEASNGQIHHHDEQPRAEQKIIIDTDPGIDDSVAIMMAFQSPGVQVLGLTTIFGNCTTEHATRNALILCEKAGHPEVPVAEGSHEPLKGGKPKVAAFVHGSDGLGNIELPDPTIKKVEQSAAEFLVDKVSQFPGEVSVLALGPLTNLALAIKKDPSFVKNVRKIVVLGGAFFSAGNATPSAEANIHSDPEAADIVFTSGADIYVVGLNITTQVSFTDKDLLELRNSKGKHAQFLCDVCKFYLDWHIESYGAPVIFLHDPVSFAALVRPDLFTFRKGVVRVETQGICAGHTSMDMLLKKWNSENPWTGYSPISVAWTVDVPKMVAFVKELVTGE